From one Pseudalkalibacillus berkeleyi genomic stretch:
- a CDS encoding peptidyl-prolyl cis-trans isomerase — protein MKEKWLIGIVVFLLITNIGTLSYFMNESEETASGGKKSMLSTLSGSVAQIGNESISEKEWVQQLKERYGKEMLTQMINKLVVSQLAKKHNLSVSSDELKREIELYHRMVGTGADAQEHPDIQKMNDDQLKQEIKHAILLEELITKDVVINEEELRKYYNDHQQLYDLKPLFQISQIVVETKEEADQVIEELENGSSFSTLAREKSIDEFSAPSGGVMGWVDTSSNYVDPAYFEEIENMKKDSWSGPLKTKDGYGIVYLHDTKKGSSYKFEEVKGQIRRQLAIQQLESDFDPKQLWKELDVNWEYGTD, from the coding sequence ATGAAAGAGAAATGGTTGATCGGTATTGTTGTTTTTCTTTTAATCACAAATATAGGGACACTATCCTATTTCATGAATGAAAGTGAAGAAACAGCTAGCGGGGGAAAGAAGTCCATGCTGTCAACATTGTCAGGTAGTGTTGCCCAAATCGGTAATGAATCAATCTCTGAAAAAGAATGGGTGCAACAACTAAAAGAACGCTACGGAAAAGAAATGCTCACACAAATGATCAACAAATTGGTTGTATCTCAACTTGCTAAGAAACATAATTTGTCTGTTTCGAGTGATGAATTAAAAAGAGAAATAGAATTGTATCATCGAATGGTCGGAACTGGAGCGGATGCACAAGAACATCCTGACATTCAAAAGATGAACGATGATCAATTAAAGCAAGAAATTAAGCATGCCATTTTATTAGAAGAACTGATTACGAAAGATGTCGTCATTAACGAAGAGGAATTGCGTAAATATTATAATGATCATCAACAATTGTATGATTTGAAACCTTTATTCCAGATCTCCCAAATTGTCGTTGAAACTAAGGAAGAAGCAGATCAAGTGATAGAAGAGCTTGAGAATGGTTCGTCGTTTTCAACACTTGCGAGAGAAAAGTCTATTGATGAATTTTCAGCACCTAGCGGCGGTGTAATGGGGTGGGTTGATACTTCAAGTAACTACGTTGATCCAGCATATTTTGAAGAGATCGAGAATATGAAGAAAGATAGTTGGAGTGGACCACTCAAAACTAAAGACGGATATGGCATTGTATATCTTCATGATACGAAGAAAGGCTCTTCTTATAAATTCGAAGAGGTTAAAGGACAAATTAGACGTCAATTAGCCATACAACAACTGGAGTCTGATTTCGATCCTAAACAATTGTGGAAAGAGTTAGATGTGAACTGGGAGTATGGTACTGATTAA